The Schizosaccharomyces pombe strain 972h- genome assembly, chromosome: I genome contains a region encoding:
- the ost1 gene encoding dolichyl-diphosphooligosaccharide--protein glycosyltransferase Ost1 has translation MLVLKLLLWSIISGLSLAEQVWRNSNAIRTIDLRSTYTKTLTSLIIVNEGDEPQNTYRYFQQTSPGESVLSLSVSIKEEEKKGTNPIKVNNNVYDIPLQPPVKPGESRTLLIQAGLDGGVRPLPAAVDQDEEQYLVYLTTLYLDSPYTTDLQRTRLILPSAKIDTYTTYNIDGAELPNRVGNTLVYESRETITGEDNDLGEIYVRYEHTVPIPRGADLYVQIDMHEYRKMLEVSERVVFENHAAKLKSNFDRAKWYMGNFYNPVSTAINRVVYSLPRNSKDVYYTDEVGNITTSHMRVEPHQTWIELNPRYPVFGGWNYLFQLDWKMPYEEFRSSKNRREYLDIPLAWSPGDMIYEKAVWSYVFPEGATNIEIEMPVEISNSNVTKIHKFLDTLGRQVFTYEALNVTDGVPSDIVHISYEYNSSAFFLRIAIITTLLILLAAAAYMIWAP, from the coding sequence ATGTTAGTTCTCAAGCTATTGTTGTGGTCCATCATATCTGGGCTCAGTTTAGCTGAGCAGGTATGGAGAAATAGTAACGCGATTCGTACGATTGATTTACGCTCCACTTATACCAAAACTCTCActtctttaattattgtAAATGAAGGAGATGAGCCTCAAAATACATATCGCTACTTTCAGCAGACCTCACCTGGCGAAAGTGTCTTGTCTCTCTCCGTATCGATaaaagaggaagaaaagaaaggaacTAACCCTATAAAAGTTAACAACAATGTTTATGATATTCCTTTACAACCTCCTGTCAAACCTGGTGAATCTCGTACTTTATTAATACAGGCAGGTTTGGACGGTGGTGTTCGTCCTTTACCAGCAGCTGTGGATCAAGACGAAGAACAATATTTGGTTTACCTGACAACCCTTTACTTAGATAGTCCCTACACTACTGATCTTCAACGCACTCGTCTTATACTCCCTTCTGCTAAAATTGACACATATACTACGTATAATATTGATGGAGCTGAACTTCCCAATCGTGTTGGCAATACTTTGGTTTACGAAAGCCGTGAGACTATCACCGGGGAGGACAATGATTTAGGTGAAATCTATGTTCGCTATGAGCATACTGTACCTATTCCTCGCGGAGCTGATCTCTATGTTCAAATTGATATGCATGAATACCGAAAAATGTTAGAAGTCTCGGAGCGTGTGGTTTTTGAAAACCATGCTGCCAAGCTGAAGTCCAACTTCGATCGTGCCAAGTGGTATATGGGAAACTTTTACAATCCAGTTTCTACTGCTATTAATCGAGTCGTCTATAGTCTTCCTAGAAATTCCAAGGATGTCTACTATACCGATGAGGTGGGAAACATTACCACATCTCATATGCGAGTTGAGCCTCACCAGACATGGATCGAGTTAAATCCTCGCTATCCTGTATTTGGGGGATGGAACTATTTGTTCCAATTGGATTGGAAAATGCCTTACGAGGAGTTCCGCTCTTCCAAGAATAGAAGGGAATATCTTGATATTCCTCTGGCATGGTCACCTGGTGACATGATTTATGAGAAAGCCGTTTGGTCTTATGTTTTTCCCGAAGGGGCTACCAAcattgaaattgaaatgcCAGTAGAAATATCTAATTCCAACGTTACTAAAATccataaatttttggataCTTTGGGTCGCCAAGTATTTACTTATGAAGCTTTGAATGTAACCGACGGTGTCCCTTCCGATATTGTTCATATCTCTTATGAGTATAACAGTTCGGCCTTTTTCCTTCGAATTGCAATTATTACTACTCTTCTCATATTATTAGCTGCTGCAGCCTACATGATTTGGGCaccttaa
- the pdt1 gene encoding Nramp family Mn(2+) transporter, with protein MSSQSYYMNDLDDLRSLESSTLNKKDTAINELNPEQNDTRRSTDLLLEDKYGIQTGFSKYWKKCTYGIREYCKFIGPGFLIAVAYIDPGNYSTDLDAGSRFQYKLLFIVFLSNLFAVYLQSLCIRLGSVTGMDLARNCREHYNRYICWSFYVLAEIAIIATDIAEVIGTAVALKILMHIPLVAGVVITILDVLLVLIAWRPEGSMLSVRIFETAVALLVLVVAISFAVVLGRVHIGGAGTVFKGFLPSSTVFSREGLYSSIGILGATVMPHSLFLGSGLVQTRLRDLDVRRGNYTPVGDCSDYRPTHETIKHSLTYSIVEVALSLFTFALFTNSSILIVAGAVFYNTSGADTSDLFSIYDLLKEYVSISCGRLFAVALLFSGMSAGYVCTIAGQIVSEGYINWNLRPWLRRVITRAIAIIPCLVVSAAVGQSGLNQVLNASQVCLSILLPFLTFPLVMFTCSRKVMRVVSDSTNEETGQLIRETHDYSLGWTMTIVTWAIWLFLTALNLLLIVWLGMGVSF; from the coding sequence ATGTCTAGCCAATCCTATTATATGAATGACTTGGATGATTTGAGATCATTAGAATCATCAActcttaataaaaaagatacCGCGATCAATGAATTAAATCCTGAGCAAAATGACACTCGCCGATCCACAGATCTTCTTTTAGAAGACAAATATGGGATTCAAACAGGGTTTTCCAAATATTGGAAGAAATGTACTTATGGAATCCGTGAGTATTGCAAGTTCATCGGCCCTGGATTCCTTATAGCTGTTGCATATATTGATCCAGGTAACTACTCAACCGATTTAGATGCTGGTTCAAGGTTTCAATACAAGTTACTGTTCATCGTTTTTCTCTCCAATCTGTTTGCTGTGTATTTGCAATCATTATGTATTAGACTTGGATCCGTAACGGGTATGGATTTAGCCAGAAATTGCCGCGAACACTATAATAGATATATCTGTTGGTCATTTTACGTTCTTGCAGAAATTGCAATTATAGCTACTGATATTGCCGAAGTTATCGGCACGGCTGTCGcgcttaaaattttaatgcACATTCCTTTGGTAGCTGGCGTTGTAATTACCATCTTAGACGTTTTACTGGTCCTTATTGCCTGGCGTCCTGAAGGTTCTATGCTCAGTGTACGTATCTTTGAGACTGCTGTTGCTCTTTTGGTTCTAGTTGTTGCTATTTCATTTGCAGTCGTTTTAGGCCGCGTCCACATCGGGGGCGCTGGTACTGTCTTTAAAGGGTTCCTACCTTCTTCTACCGTTTTTTCAAGAGAGGGACTTTACAGCAGCATTGGAATTTTGGGTGCTACTGTCATGCCCCACTCACTATTCCTAGGTTCTGGCCTTGTTCAAACTAGACTTCGTGATTTGGATGTCCGTCGTGGGAATTATACACCTGTTGGTGATTGCTCTGATTACAGACCTACCCATGAAACCATTAAGCATTCTTTAACATATTCAATAGTCGAGGTTGCTTTATCCCTTTTTACGTTTGCattatttactaattcTAGTATCCTAATCGTCGCTGGTGCTGTATTTTACAATACTAGCGGCGCTGACACCTCCgatcttttttcaatttatgaTTTACTGAAAGAATATGTGTCTATATCTTGTGGTCGACTTTTTGCCGTCGCCCTTTTATTCTCAGGCATGAGTGCAGGATATGTTTGTACCATCGCAGGTCAAATAGTTAGTGAGGGTTACATAAATTGGAATTTACGTCCTTGGCTTCGAAGAGTAATAACACGTGCTATTGCAATTATCCCATGCTTAGTTGTTTCGGCTGCTGTTGGACAGAGTGGTCTTAATCAAGTACTGAACGCTAGTCAGGTTTGtctttctattttattacCTTTTCTTACCTTTCCACTTGTAATGTTCACTTGCTCTCGAAAAGTTATGCGTGTTGTTAGTGATTCTACCAATGAAGAAACTGGACAATTGATAAGAGAAACTCACGATTATAGCTTAGGATGGACTATGACTATTGTTACATGGGCAATTTGGCTCTTTTTGActgctttaaatttattactCATTGTTTGGTTGGGCATGGGAGTCTCCttctaa